The Paenibacillus sp. MBLB1832 genome has a window encoding:
- a CDS encoding deoxyguanosinetriphosphate triphosphohydrolase family protein codes for MNNIRKYRPGEAASSKWSEERDEFERDYARLIQSPTFRRLQGKSQVFGAGSGDYYRTRLTHSLEVAQIAREVAKRLERTNPFLSKREHPGLIIDPTVVECASIAHDFGHPPFGHKGEEVLNHILMKDHGLKYEGNAQNFRILMFLEKRAGSESGLDLTAAVLLGINKYPFLIEEEGRLKGVYGAEWETIRELRDIWKMPAGCSTLEAQLMDLCDDIAYSTHDIEDGIRAGKIQMNATFFEDQRLIRHLVMEILNDPNQHKFEWEQVDIEQMVRRVLSNYLEQWELIFAECKGEASRTRREMKARWVSSFASRLDIIDDTERAWKKVTLVKDGVEDIDLLRTMEILKKLAWVTLIKDFRVLRLQKRSEIIVERLWDSFIDQEKGQWIIPPDWIDSYERRNSNWSWPRFVADYISGMTDAYAEKVYAELFASKSGSIYEMD; via the coding sequence ATGAACAACATACGGAAATATCGGCCTGGTGAGGCAGCTTCCTCGAAGTGGAGTGAAGAACGGGATGAATTCGAGCGGGATTATGCCAGATTGATTCAATCGCCGACATTTCGGCGTCTGCAAGGCAAGTCGCAAGTGTTCGGCGCTGGTTCAGGGGATTACTATCGGACGCGGCTGACCCATTCCTTGGAGGTTGCCCAAATCGCTCGGGAAGTGGCGAAGCGGCTGGAGCGGACGAATCCATTTTTGAGCAAAAGAGAGCACCCAGGCTTGATCATTGATCCCACCGTTGTCGAGTGCGCATCGATCGCGCATGACTTCGGTCATCCGCCTTTTGGACATAAGGGCGAAGAGGTGCTGAATCACATCTTGATGAAGGATCACGGGTTGAAATATGAGGGCAATGCGCAAAATTTCCGAATTCTGATGTTTTTGGAGAAGCGGGCAGGCAGCGAGAGCGGTCTGGACCTTACGGCGGCCGTGCTGCTGGGCATCAACAAGTATCCCTTCCTCATTGAGGAAGAGGGACGTTTAAAGGGCGTATACGGGGCCGAGTGGGAGACGATTCGCGAGCTACGCGACATCTGGAAAATGCCTGCGGGCTGCTCCACCTTAGAAGCGCAGCTCATGGATCTGTGCGATGATATTGCGTATTCCACGCATGATATTGAAGATGGGATTCGCGCAGGCAAAATTCAAATGAACGCGACCTTCTTCGAGGATCAACGGTTAATTCGCCATCTCGTGATGGAAATCTTGAACGATCCAAACCAGCACAAATTCGAATGGGAGCAAGTTGACATTGAGCAAATGGTCAGACGGGTCTTGTCGAACTATCTGGAGCAATGGGAGCTCATTTTCGCCGAATGTAAAGGAGAGGCATCGCGTACGCGTCGGGAGATGAAAGCCCGTTGGGTCAGCTCCTTCGCTTCGCGGCTGGACATTATTGACGACACGGAACGCGCTTGGAAAAAGGTCACCCTCGTCAAAGACGGTGTGGAGGACATCGACCTGCTGCGCACGATGGAAATTCTCAAGAAGCTGGCGTGGGTCACGCTGATCAAGGATTTCCGCGTGCTGCGCTTGCAGAAGCGCAGCGAGATCATCGTGGAGCGGCTCTGGGACAGCTTCATCGATCAGGAGAAGGGCCAATGGATCATTCCGCCGGACTGGATCGACAGCTACGAGCGCCGCAACAGCAATTGGAGCTGGCCGCGCTTCGTCGCGGACTACATCTCGGGCATGACCGACGCATATGCGGAGAAAGTGTATGCGGAGCTGTTTGCGAGCAAATCGGGCTCGATTTATGAGATGGATTAA
- a CDS encoding spore germination protein yields MEFIRRLFKAAKVMIDQPSHNQQTPMPLELDHLANSLSMNITQLQSLFSDTPDLVIRSFTYKQTGAPAALAYLDGLVDKNSINNNVLHPLLFHEFDLADHDKLPIAIGDLHRLLKWSDISFALLNGYSVLFVEGYDYAFSLETQGWPQRAISDSQIEASLKGAHQGFIETGSQNIALIRRYISSQQLKIKELYVGERTRSKVSILYLEDVALPEIRLELERRITGLRVDCILNTGELAELIEDNPFSLFPQLITTERPDTAASQLLQGRYCVVVDRSSSVLIAPVGLAAFFQGIDDYSTRWPVATFFRLLRYFACLIAAFLPAFYIACISFNHELIPLDLILSIGEFRSAVPFPPFIEALIMEIMLEMLREAGVRLPAPIGQTVGIVGGIVIGQAAVQAGIVSNLMVVVVASTAVASFILPNFDMAASVRLIRFPMMTIASMYGIIGIMAGSMVIIAHLISLKSLGEAYSSPIAPMRITDWKDVFIRLPLAKMVKRPKSVRTLQKRRYGHMKQKGDDSS; encoded by the coding sequence ATGGAATTCATTCGTCGTTTATTTAAAGCCGCTAAGGTGATGATCGATCAGCCCTCACATAACCAACAGACCCCCATGCCGCTAGAACTAGATCATCTTGCAAACAGCCTATCCATGAATATCACTCAGCTCCAATCTCTATTTAGCGACACACCCGATTTAGTCATTCGTTCCTTTACTTATAAGCAAACTGGCGCCCCCGCTGCGCTAGCTTACTTAGATGGATTGGTGGATAAGAACTCGATCAACAACAACGTTTTGCATCCTCTCTTGTTCCACGAATTCGACCTGGCTGACCATGACAAACTGCCTATCGCTATTGGAGACCTTCATCGACTTCTAAAGTGGTCCGATATTTCCTTTGCCCTTCTGAACGGGTACAGCGTGCTCTTTGTGGAGGGCTACGACTATGCATTCTCCTTAGAAACACAAGGTTGGCCGCAACGTGCGATCTCTGATTCGCAAATTGAGGCATCCCTGAAAGGCGCTCACCAAGGCTTCATCGAAACGGGAAGTCAAAATATTGCATTAATTCGCCGCTACATCTCCAGCCAGCAGTTGAAAATCAAAGAGCTCTACGTCGGCGAACGGACTCGGAGCAAAGTATCCATCCTCTATTTAGAGGATGTTGCGCTTCCTGAAATCCGACTTGAATTGGAACGTCGCATCACAGGCTTACGGGTAGATTGCATCTTGAATACAGGCGAGCTGGCGGAGTTGATCGAAGATAATCCCTTTTCCCTGTTTCCGCAATTGATTACAACCGAAAGGCCAGACACGGCTGCATCCCAACTGCTGCAAGGGCGATACTGCGTCGTCGTTGATCGCTCCTCCAGCGTATTGATCGCTCCCGTTGGTTTAGCTGCCTTCTTCCAGGGCATCGATGATTACAGCACACGGTGGCCTGTAGCTACCTTCTTTCGACTATTGCGTTACTTCGCATGTTTAATCGCAGCCTTCTTGCCTGCTTTTTACATTGCCTGCATTTCCTTTAACCATGAACTCATCCCTTTAGATCTCATTTTGTCGATTGGTGAGTTCCGATCAGCCGTGCCCTTTCCGCCATTTATCGAGGCGCTCATTATGGAAATCATGCTCGAAATGCTTAGAGAGGCTGGCGTTCGTCTACCTGCGCCGATTGGTCAAACCGTTGGCATTGTTGGCGGCATTGTCATTGGACAAGCAGCCGTTCAAGCGGGTATTGTCAGCAACCTCATGGTTGTTGTGGTAGCTTCTACGGCGGTAGCCTCCTTCATTCTACCCAATTTTGACATGGCTGCTTCCGTACGATTAATTCGCTTTCCCATGATGACGATTGCCTCCATGTACGGCATCATTGGGATTATGGCAGGCTCTATGGTCATCATCGCTCATCTGATTAGCTTGAAATCACTCGGTGAAGCCTACAGCTCTCCCATTGCTCCAATGCGAATAACAGATTGGAAGGACGTCTTCATTCGTCTGCCGTTAGCCAAAATGGTGAAACGGCCGAAAAGTGTTCGAACACTGCAAAAGCGTCGATACGGTCACATGAAACAGAAAGGAGATGATTCATCATGA
- a CDS encoding HD-GYP domain-containing protein codes for MKYVHLDTVEAGQYLGRTIYASNGAILLSENVQLTVFMINTLNRIGVTMIYIKDPDLEDVEMPEILSDETKRLVMGQMGQTFASIQSGKEFNTRSVSMTINTLLDEIMKNRDVLVQLNDIRTQDNQMYVHAMNVCMMSVLIGMNMGMNATQLKELAMGALLHDIGKVELLTDDESEDMRRHHTWRGFELLKNKRELSLLIAHVAFQHHEALNGEGVPRGLMSEDIHIYAKITAVANMYDNLLFDMSAGRRKLPHEACEHMLALAGTKLDREVLIQFLKIVSVYPTGMSVRLSNRETGVVVGQHRGLPMRPIIRIVKQDAGDRTLDIKELDLAKETTLFIEQVL; via the coding sequence ATGAAATACGTGCATCTGGATACCGTAGAGGCAGGCCAATATCTGGGTCGTACGATTTACGCCAGCAACGGGGCGATTCTGCTTTCGGAGAATGTGCAGTTAACGGTGTTTATGATTAATACGCTTAATCGAATTGGTGTGACGATGATCTATATCAAGGATCCAGATCTAGAGGATGTGGAGATGCCTGAGATTCTTTCTGATGAAACGAAACGTCTCGTTATGGGGCAGATGGGTCAAACGTTCGCGTCTATACAATCCGGCAAGGAGTTTAACACTCGGTCGGTCAGTATGACGATTAATACGCTGCTGGATGAAATCATGAAAAACCGCGATGTGCTCGTGCAATTGAACGATATTCGGACACAGGATAACCAGATGTATGTTCATGCGATGAATGTGTGTATGATGTCGGTGCTGATCGGAATGAATATGGGCATGAATGCGACCCAGTTGAAGGAACTGGCGATGGGGGCGCTGTTGCACGACATCGGCAAGGTGGAGCTGCTGACCGACGATGAGTCGGAGGATATGCGTAGGCACCATACATGGCGCGGGTTTGAGCTATTGAAGAACAAGCGGGAGTTGAGTCTGCTCATCGCGCATGTCGCGTTCCAGCATCACGAGGCCTTGAATGGGGAAGGCGTTCCCCGTGGGCTCATGAGTGAAGATATTCATATTTATGCCAAAATTACAGCCGTAGCCAATATGTACGATAATTTGCTGTTCGATATGTCCGCTGGCCGCCGCAAGCTGCCGCACGAAGCGTGTGAGCACATGTTGGCGTTGGCGGGGACGAAGCTGGATCGCGAGGTCTTGATTCAATTTTTGAAAATTGTTTCAGTCTATCCGACAGGTATGTCCGTTCGCTTGTCCAATCGGGAGACAGGCGTCGTTGTCGGCCAACACCGTGGCCTGCCAATGCGTCCGATTATTCGGATCGTGAAGCAAGATGCTGGTGATCGTACGCTAGACATCAAGGAACTCGATTTGGCCAAAGAAACAACCTTGTTCATCGAGCAGGTGCTTTAA
- a CDS encoding IclR family transcriptional regulator has protein sequence MEDGKLTVRAVERALDIMLCFTGASELTLTEIASRAQLHKSTVHRLLASLEGKGFIMRDEATDKYRLGYRLWELSANLSKEGDPGIILLPEMERLRDLLGETISLYVQDGLVRVRIQAVQSNHAIRRVAPVGARMPLYVGASSKVLVAFAEPALLGQLLSSADWPTGIDTQAFLQQLNDTRRAGFATSVEEREPGAAAVSAPILDRGGRLVAALAVSGPANRLTLELMQEQAPTIMEAARRMGTMLR, from the coding sequence GTGGAAGATGGGAAACTAACCGTGCGCGCTGTCGAGCGTGCTTTAGATATTATGCTATGTTTTACGGGGGCGTCGGAGCTGACGTTGACCGAAATTGCCAGCCGTGCTCAGCTTCACAAAAGCACCGTGCATCGCCTTCTGGCTTCCTTAGAAGGCAAAGGCTTCATCATGCGTGATGAAGCGACGGATAAGTACAGACTGGGGTACCGCCTGTGGGAGCTTTCGGCTAACCTGTCCAAAGAAGGCGACCCTGGCATCATTTTGCTGCCAGAGATGGAACGCCTGCGCGATCTCCTCGGTGAGACGATCTCGCTGTACGTGCAAGACGGCCTGGTGCGTGTCCGCATCCAAGCCGTGCAGAGCAACCACGCCATTCGCCGGGTCGCCCCTGTTGGGGCGCGAATGCCGCTTTATGTCGGCGCCTCGAGCAAGGTGCTCGTCGCCTTTGCTGAACCAGCGCTGCTCGGGCAGCTGCTATCCTCGGCCGACTGGCCGACCGGGATTGACACGCAGGCGTTCCTGCAGCAGCTGAACGACACGCGACGGGCGGGCTTCGCCACGAGCGTCGAAGAACGCGAGCCTGGCGCGGCAGCTGTGTCCGCGCCGATTCTTGACCGCGGCGGACGGCTTGTCGCCGCGCTCGCGGTTTCGGGTCCAGCGAACAGGCTCACGCTGGAGCTGATGCAAGAACAGGCGCCGACGATTATGGAGGCGGCGCGCCGCATGGGGACGATGCTGCGGTAG
- a CDS encoding methylated-DNA--[protein]-cysteine S-methyltransferase, with amino-acid sequence MTTCTQLHYTEIDTPIGPLVLVASPQGLCKVEFGTAKDNREGREQWARRWYGEHELIQLAEPLAAIVGQVAQYFQGERKDFDVEIDLRGTDFQKRVWQALQAVPYGETASYKHIAEAIGSPKAVRAVGGANNQNPVPIIIPCHRIIGASGDLVGYGGGLPTKIHLLDLEERTL; translated from the coding sequence ATGACAACGTGCACGCAGCTTCACTATACAGAGATCGACACACCGATCGGTCCCCTAGTCCTTGTCGCTTCCCCGCAGGGGCTGTGCAAGGTGGAGTTCGGTACGGCGAAAGACAATCGGGAGGGGCGCGAGCAATGGGCGCGCCGTTGGTACGGCGAGCATGAGCTTATCCAGCTTGCGGAACCGCTGGCTGCCATTGTGGGACAGGTAGCGCAGTATTTTCAAGGGGAACGGAAGGACTTTGATGTTGAGATTGATCTGCGAGGGACGGACTTCCAGAAGCGGGTATGGCAAGCGCTGCAAGCTGTTCCTTATGGGGAAACCGCGTCCTACAAACACATTGCAGAGGCGATTGGCTCTCCGAAAGCCGTGAGGGCTGTAGGTGGAGCGAATAATCAGAATCCAGTACCGATTATAATTCCGTGCCATCGGATCATCGGCGCAAGCGGAGATCTGGTGGGGTATGGCGGAGGACTGCCGACGAAGATTCACTTATTGGATTTGGAGGAGAGAACCCTATGA
- a CDS encoding GNAT family N-acetyltransferase, which yields MHVRSFQLGDTSSVKELLEDVLSETCYEETMEAFARQLSWDTELVLIAQEEEQVVGLIIGTIDNNNGYYYRIAVATAYQRKGIGKALIEAMKTRFLQRNVKKIMVTVDVHNEMVLPVYESAGYSTADFSRTAHRLSIVKKVSV from the coding sequence ATGCATGTTCGTTCATTTCAGCTTGGTGATACCTCTTCGGTAAAAGAACTACTAGAAGACGTTCTGTCGGAAACCTGCTATGAAGAGACGATGGAAGCCTTCGCGCGCCAGCTATCGTGGGACACGGAGCTTGTCTTAATCGCTCAAGAGGAAGAGCAAGTTGTAGGCCTGATTATCGGAACGATCGATAATAACAACGGGTACTACTATCGCATCGCAGTCGCAACAGCTTATCAACGCAAGGGTATCGGCAAAGCATTGATCGAAGCAATGAAGACGAGGTTTCTCCAACGGAACGTGAAGAAAATTATGGTGACTGTCGATGTGCATAACGAGATGGTGCTGCCTGTGTACGAATCTGCGGGTTACAGCACAGCGGACTTCTCCAGAACGGCACATCGCCTTAGCATTGTGAAGAAAGTCAGCGTATAG
- a CDS encoding YneF family protein, whose protein sequence is MWSYLIPILTLVAGLVGGFFIGVFYLKRQLEAMQNNPEMLAKMAKQMGYNMNKQQLNKAQQMMKNQNFNNRRK, encoded by the coding sequence ATGTGGAGTTATTTGATTCCCATTCTCACACTAGTAGCAGGCTTGGTAGGCGGATTCTTTATCGGGGTGTTTTACTTGAAAAGACAGCTGGAAGCGATGCAGAACAATCCAGAAATGCTGGCCAAAATGGCGAAGCAAATGGGCTACAACATGAACAAGCAACAGTTAAATAAAGCACAACAAATGATGAAGAATCAGAACTTTAACAATAGACGGAAATAA
- a CDS encoding DUF402 domain-containing protein: protein MDNFTPYVIKSFKHDGHLHRMWLTNWRVPQPILHEEHRKQGMLVFINSQTKIQEADGKEWVSRIPGVSFFIPKMWFNIVALMEETGVRYYCNVASPLYVTQNVLTYIDYDLDVIRMPDRTVHIVDQDEYERHKLNYHYSSIVEEKVKEGLAALLALVNGDKPPFQDDIVMHYYEQWEKHKNGGV, encoded by the coding sequence ATGGATAATTTCACGCCGTATGTGATAAAAAGCTTCAAACATGATGGTCATTTACATCGTATGTGGTTGACCAATTGGCGGGTACCGCAGCCTATTCTCCATGAAGAGCATAGGAAGCAGGGCATGTTGGTCTTCATTAATAGTCAAACGAAAATTCAAGAGGCAGACGGCAAGGAATGGGTTAGCCGTATTCCAGGGGTTTCTTTTTTTATTCCGAAAATGTGGTTTAACATCGTAGCGCTCATGGAAGAGACGGGCGTGCGCTATTATTGCAATGTAGCCTCTCCGTTATATGTGACTCAGAACGTGTTAACTTATATCGATTATGATCTTGATGTGATTCGCATGCCAGATCGCACGGTGCATATCGTGGATCAGGATGAATATGAACGTCATAAACTGAACTACCACTACTCATCTATTGTAGAGGAGAAGGTGAAAGAGGGGCTGGCCGCGCTGCTTGCGCTGGTTAACGGGGACAAGCCTCCGTTCCAGGATGACATTGTGATGCACTATTATGAACAGTGGGAAAAGCATAAGAACGGGGGCGTTTAA
- the lepB gene encoding signal peptidase I, with amino-acid sequence MSFFIGGGSSNQAEAVPNRVQESRSLTQELWDWTKSILVALLVVVIVHQFVFNFSTVRGHSMDPTLNEGEWLLVNKAITYLQAPDRGDIVILEEPDKLEELKPSWTQHSLLVKRVVAVAGDEVQGRAGALYVNGDKVVEPFTDSPIEDGDFGPTEVGPGQIFVMGDNRHRAASADSRMFGVIPTSLVEGRAEFVMWPFDKAARL; translated from the coding sequence GTGAGTTTCTTCATTGGAGGCGGAAGTTCCAATCAGGCGGAGGCAGTCCCGAATCGCGTGCAGGAATCGAGAAGTTTAACGCAAGAGCTGTGGGATTGGACCAAATCCATTCTTGTAGCTCTTCTTGTTGTTGTGATAGTTCATCAGTTTGTCTTCAACTTCTCAACTGTGCGCGGGCATTCGATGGATCCTACCTTAAATGAAGGAGAGTGGTTGCTCGTGAACAAAGCGATCACCTACTTGCAAGCGCCGGACCGCGGCGATATTGTGATTCTTGAGGAGCCAGACAAGCTCGAGGAGCTGAAGCCCTCCTGGACGCAGCACTCGCTGCTGGTGAAGCGGGTTGTTGCCGTTGCCGGCGATGAAGTGCAAGGCCGAGCAGGGGCATTATATGTGAATGGCGACAAAGTCGTGGAGCCATTCACGGATTCGCCCATCGAGGATGGCGACTTCGGTCCCACAGAGGTCGGACCAGGCCAGATCTTCGTGATGGGCGATAATCGGCATCGTGCGGCGAGTGCAGACAGCCGCATGTTCGGGGTTATTCCGACCAGCCTGGTAGAGGGCAGGGCGGAGTTCGTCATGTGGCCTTTTGACAAGGCCGCGAGGTTGTAA
- a CDS encoding alpha/beta hydrolase has protein sequence MSTTSLKTVTGALQPTIDHVITQPFLRKKKFITTTLLALLLIGTSILLIFHAYIAWTLGRPHIEPLHSNPMKSVRLPYSDVSFPSYNGKSKLDGWFIPAGGATKTVIFSHGYGGNREEEWVPLYKLARELHAQHYNVLMFDYGYVNPSNHRLMTGGIQESQELLGAIEYVKQTNGGSIYVWGFSMGAGTALQAALQQNGDISGMILDSTFLLNADTLYLNMNQIVHVPKYPSLQLVRLFFPVLNGVSLRQVPYTQVTTTSYSMPIFLIHGTEDNKAPHNLVEAMFKQQHNTSSKIWILPGAKHELLYRAEPKTYVSRTMNFLNGIESSTAAAVQPNLGIPSSL, from the coding sequence ATGTCTACAACAAGCTTGAAAACCGTAACCGGAGCGCTTCAACCTACGATTGATCACGTTATTACGCAACCTTTTTTACGTAAAAAAAAGTTCATCACAACCACGCTCCTGGCACTGCTGCTTATTGGCACATCGATCCTGCTGATCTTCCATGCGTATATTGCTTGGACATTGGGGCGGCCGCATATTGAGCCCTTGCATTCGAACCCGATGAAATCTGTTCGTCTCCCCTACTCTGATGTGTCTTTTCCAAGTTATAATGGTAAATCGAAGTTGGACGGCTGGTTCATTCCAGCTGGCGGGGCAACGAAAACAGTCATTTTCTCACACGGTTACGGCGGTAATCGCGAAGAGGAATGGGTGCCTTTGTACAAACTGGCTCGCGAGCTGCATGCCCAACATTATAATGTGCTCATGTTCGACTATGGCTACGTGAATCCGAGCAATCATCGACTCATGACGGGCGGGATTCAAGAATCCCAGGAACTGCTTGGTGCGATTGAGTATGTGAAGCAGACGAATGGCGGGTCGATTTATGTCTGGGGCTTTTCTATGGGGGCTGGCACTGCTTTACAAGCTGCTCTGCAGCAAAACGGAGATATTTCAGGGATGATCCTGGACAGTACATTCCTATTGAACGCGGACACCCTTTACCTAAATATGAATCAAATTGTTCATGTTCCTAAGTACCCTTCTCTGCAGCTGGTTCGCTTATTCTTCCCCGTTCTTAACGGTGTGAGCTTGCGCCAGGTGCCTTATACGCAGGTCACCACGACGTCCTATTCGATGCCGATCTTCCTGATTCATGGCACCGAAGACAACAAAGCGCCCCACAATCTTGTGGAAGCCATGTTCAAGCAGCAGCATAATACATCCTCGAAAATTTGGATTCTTCCAGGCGCCAAGCACGAGCTATTGTACCGCGCTGAACCCAAAACGTATGTGAGCCGCACGATGAATTTCCTGAATGGGATCGAATCATCGACAGCCGCAGCCGTGCAACCTAACCTTGGTATTCCCTCCTCCCTATAA
- the queG gene encoding tRNA epoxyqueuosine(34) reductase QueG: MNESEVSGLTRDWRKLQQEIVDAAPSLGIDKIGFTSAEPFHELKDILLRHREKGFESGFEEPDIEKRVRPELSLDAPQSIISIAVAYPSKLPNPPRSAPGAYRGIISRSSWGSDYHDVLRDRLAKLEAFIAARAPEARLQSMVDTGALVDRAVAERAGIGWSAKNCAVITPEWGSWVYLGEMITNIPFQSDISIKDQCGDCTICIDACPTGALVGPGQLNSSRCISFITQTKGYVEDEFKLKIGNRLYGCDTCQIVCPKNKGMNWTHHPELTPDPEKVKPLLIPLLTMSNKDFKEQYGRIAASWRGKKPIQRNAIIALGNFKDRTAVPVLNELLRSDPRPEIRATAAWALGRIGGEEALDALQQASAAEQEPQVHTDIKKALAAQNS; the protein is encoded by the coding sequence TTGAATGAGAGTGAGGTGAGCGGGTTGACGCGAGACTGGCGCAAATTACAACAAGAGATCGTCGATGCCGCACCTTCGCTCGGCATCGATAAAATCGGCTTCACGTCTGCGGAGCCGTTCCACGAACTGAAAGACATCCTTCTCCGCCACAGGGAGAAGGGCTTCGAATCCGGCTTCGAGGAGCCGGACATCGAGAAGCGGGTGCGCCCCGAGCTGAGCTTGGACGCACCGCAATCCATCATCTCCATCGCCGTGGCGTACCCGTCGAAGCTGCCGAACCCGCCTCGATCCGCGCCAGGGGCGTATCGGGGCATCATCTCGCGCTCCTCGTGGGGGAGCGACTACCATGACGTGCTTCGCGACCGACTCGCGAAGCTGGAGGCCTTCATCGCCGCGCGTGCGCCCGAGGCGAGGCTGCAGAGCATGGTCGACACGGGTGCCCTCGTCGATCGCGCCGTGGCCGAACGCGCCGGTATCGGCTGGAGCGCTAAGAATTGCGCCGTCATCACCCCGGAATGGGGATCGTGGGTGTATTTGGGCGAAATGATCACGAATATTCCGTTTCAATCCGATATATCCATCAAGGACCAATGCGGAGACTGCACGATTTGTATCGATGCTTGTCCCACAGGGGCGCTAGTCGGCCCAGGGCAGCTTAATTCGAGCCGCTGTATCTCCTTCATCACACAAACCAAAGGGTATGTGGAGGATGAGTTCAAGCTCAAGATCGGCAACCGCCTCTATGGCTGTGATACGTGCCAGATCGTCTGCCCGAAAAATAAGGGGATGAACTGGACGCATCATCCTGAACTTACGCCTGACCCTGAGAAGGTCAAGCCGCTGCTCATTCCCTTGCTCACGATGTCGAACAAGGACTTCAAAGAGCAGTACGGGCGCATCGCGGCATCCTGGCGCGGCAAAAAGCCGATCCAGCGCAATGCCATCATCGCGCTGGGTAATTTCAAGGACCGCACCGCGGTGCCAGTCCTCAATGAGCTGCTGCGGAGCGATCCTCGCCCGGAAATCCGGGCAACCGCAGCGTGGGCTTTGGGGCGCATCGGCGGCGAGGAAGCGCTGGATGCGTTGCAACAGGCGTCTGCGGCCGAGCAAGAGCCGCAGGTGCACACAGACATCAAGAAGGCCTTGGCAGCGCAGAATAGCTAG
- the folE gene encoding GTP cyclohydrolase I FolE translates to MASIEYKNKRVAENREQIEHHVREILRLIGEDVDREGLLDTPARVTRMYEEIFSGYEADPRDVIGVTFDEQHEELVIIKDIVYYSQCEHHMAPFYGKVHVGYLPSGKVAGLSKFARLVDVVTRKLQVQERITSEIADILDDVLKPHGVMVVVEGEHMCMCARGVKKYGSQTVTSAVRGSFRKDATLRAEFLSLLK, encoded by the coding sequence ATGGCATCCATCGAATATAAAAATAAAAGAGTCGCGGAGAATCGCGAACAGATCGAACACCATGTGCGCGAAATTTTACGCTTGATCGGCGAAGACGTAGATCGTGAAGGTTTATTAGATACGCCAGCTCGTGTAACGCGCATGTATGAAGAGATTTTTTCTGGGTATGAGGCGGATCCGCGAGACGTGATTGGGGTCACGTTCGATGAACAGCATGAAGAGCTGGTCATTATCAAAGATATTGTTTACTACAGTCAGTGTGAGCACCATATGGCGCCATTCTATGGCAAAGTACATGTAGGCTATCTGCCAAGCGGCAAAGTTGCGGGTCTAAGCAAATTCGCTCGGTTGGTTGATGTGGTAACACGCAAATTGCAGGTGCAGGAACGAATTACTTCCGAGATCGCGGATATTCTCGACGATGTGTTGAAGCCCCATGGCGTCATGGTTGTCGTTGAAGGCGAACATATGTGTATGTGTGCGAGAGGTGTGAAGAAATACGGCAGTCAAACCGTAACCTCCGCTGTTCGCGGCTCTTTCCGTAAAGATGCCACATTGCGCGCGGAATTTCTTTCTCTTCTTAAATAG